The window TCTTATATGCCACTTTGAGTTTGTGTATGTCATATTTTCTATCGGAAAAACATATGGCACTGATGTTCCTTTTAATGCAACGCAGAGAAGACCAACATATGCTTTTTTGCTACCACTTTTATGGTCCAAATACAGATTAGTCTATAATAGgatctcatatttttgtagtggaAGTGGTGTAGAACCAGGGTATTTTTATCTTTCCCCCACATTGATCGCTGAAAGTAGCATAGGTCATTGAAGCCACATGTTTCCTGTGGTACAAATACACAAATTGGCAAACTTGGATGTCATGGACATTTGACATTTCACAAGCTCTCAGTGGCATATAAGATATCCCCCCTAGAATGTAATGCTACCATTAGGCAGTAGCTACAAACTTTAGGTTTTAGTGGAGCCACAGAATTTCAGGCACCTTCAGAATTTCATAGGTTCAGACAGTAGGCCATGAGATGTTTGACATTTTACAGTATTACAAAATCATATCAGTTCTTCCCAGAGGATTCAGAAACTGCCTACCTCATCTCAGTTCCAGATTTGTTGTCCTTTGATCTGTGCTAGTAATATTTCTTTTCGTGCAAGTGCCTTCATGCCTTTGTTGTACGTCACCATTCGGGAATGCGGAACATAGAAAATGGATCCAGTGATCACTAGTAATGAGCATTTTTCAGTGCCACAAGCAAGCTACATCTGCATGTCCCTGCTGTGGTATGTTGAGAAGGGCGTGACTGGATATGATTTTTGCGCTTTTTCAGGTGCTGCGGGCGAGTGAAGCTGCCGCACTTCTACTGCTGCAGCGGAGAAAAAGGGAACGCCGGTGACTCCAGCTCATAAGCACCGAGTTTGCGCATGAAGCCCTGGCAGAACATCGTAGTGCAATGGAAATCCCCAGTTATCGCTTTGTATTCTGCTGCTATCTCTTTGCGAGCAGTAAATTGTATGTAGACTTTAGTTTGGTTTTCATAATTCCATGGCGAACTTAGTGTTGGTCTTTGCCAGGAGCGTGGATGCTCTCTGAGTTGAGTGATGGTTGATTATTATGTGTTGCTAACTTTCAGTATGTACGACGCCCCGTTGCTACatcaaaataaaaggaaaaaaatggTAGCATGTCTTTGTTTTGACCATAATATAGAACCCCAGTGTGAGAAAACTAAACTATTGTTCTGTTTCGTATGGGGGAAAAATGACACTCCCTCCTATCCGAATTAATTGACTAGAGGCTGTGTCAATTAATTCGGATCAGAGGTAATAAATTGTTTTGACCACACAGAATCCCAGTGTGagaaaattatactccctccgcttcataatataagaatgtttttgacactagtattttattatgggacggaggaagtacttacTTTTTGTTCCGTTTCATATTGGGGGAGAAGACAATAAATTGGGTTTGGTTGTGGCCGTGTGTTGTCTGCACTGATAAATTGGCGTGTATATCgtaccccctccctccctccctccggaaTTAGTTGACGAATCTAGCACAGACGGAGTATGATGATCCGGTCCCTGTGGCGCATCAGGAAAGAAAGAGATGCCGCGGGGAGATCCGGGTGCCGTTTCTGTCCATTCCGTGCCGCGGAGGCGCACGGCGCACACACGCACCCAGGGTAGGCGACGAAACGGCGGTCGTTGGCCTGGCTCTGGCTCGGCCGCCAGCCCGACACCAACCAAAACAATCCCCCGAACCGGCGGAGCGTGCCCCCGAAAAGGCGTGGAGACGCTGCAATCTCTGTGTGGCTACAGGGTCAGCGAGCAGATAACGAGACGGAGCCGTCGTGAGGCTGCGGCTGCGCCCGGCGATTCCCCCCTCCCCGCGCCTAGCCCCCACCAAATCGGCAGCGTTTCCATTCCATTCCGCCAGAGGCAGAGCGGCAGCGCGAGCGAGTTTTGGTTGGTGGACACAGACACACAAGACGAACACGGCGGTACAGATGGCGTCCCCGTCCTCGTCGCTCTGCTCCAGCCTCGGCTACCCGCGCGCCGCCTCCCTcggcgcccgccgccgcgccggctTCTCCTCGTCCAGGTACGCCGTCCACTTCCCCTCCCCTCCCCGCCGCGCCTAGGCCTTTTCTCCTCCCTCCCTGTATGCCTGTATCCGCGCCCGCACCGCGGGGTAGGTGGGTAGGTGGCACGCCGCGCCGGGGGCGACTTCGATCCCCGTTTGGTTCGGCGGCAATCTCGAGCTCCTTGTTCCGTGACCAGACCGATGGCGCCGAGCATCAGAGCCTGTGCGCGTCCAAATGGGCTGCGCGGCCGCCCTCGGTGTGGCGCGTTCTCGGACGGAGTTGGTGGTGCTGACCCGAGCTCAAAGTGCTCGGGGATCGAGCAACCCCTGTGTACGCACCAATTTAGCTCATCATCGCAGGCAGGGCAGCTAGAGGTTGGTTTTGTGCCATGGGCTTCTGACGAAAGGGTTCGAGTTTGGGGGAGCAAGCATCGGGGAGGGATGTCTGTTCCATCTTAGCAGCGTGTGCCTGCTTGTGTTGACCGACCATTTTCTGTCTCGTCAACCGAAACCATAGAGAGGGAATTTAGACTCTGAAAACGATGATAGATCATGCTTGCACAAGCTTAagctgttccttaagctctttgttCGTGTTGCCTGTTAAGAAGGGAAGGGGCAAGGCAAAATTTCTGGTCAGGTCACCTGTTGATGACCACATATTGGTTTGGGTGTCAGTCTCGTTTGGTTCTGAATTCTAGACTTTGTTTTTATTCATGGTTTCCAGGAAGCTATTCCAAGTGAAGGCATCAAGGGTCGACAGTTTCTCCAAGAGTGACATCATTGTGTCCCCTTCCATTCTCTCTGCAAACTTCGCCAAGCTTGGTGAACAGGTCTGTTGACATACTAACATCCACTGCACCACAAAGCTCTGACATGATCACTCCACTGAACATGAATTATTAATGTCTGGAAGAATGATTCTAGTGTGCTATCGGTCCCATAGCTTGATAGTATGATGAATTGGCTGTATGGACCAACACCTGCATGACACAAATTATCATCCAAAATGCCACTGCAGTGGAGCGTGCTGAAATTATAGTTCACACTCATCTTTTGACAGTGTTGATATTACTAGGTAAAAGCTGTGGAGGTGGCAGGATGTGACTGGATTCATGTTGATGTCATGGACGGTCGCTTTGTGCCAAACATCACGATTGGACCATTGATTGTTGATGCTCTGCGTCCAGTGACTGATCTTCCATTGGATGTGCATCTGGTACTTATTGAGAACCCTGAGTGAAGTTCTTAGTGTTTGTGTGCTGTAGTCTCACCCCCATTAACCCTTCTTATTATGGTGTTTGTGATTTTTAATTGCAGATGATTGTGGAACCTGAGCAGCGAATTCCTGATTTTATCAAGGCAGGTGCTGATATTGTTAGCGTCCACTGTGAGCAAACGGCAACCATCCATCTGCACCGAACAGTCGATCAGGTAATCATTGGCTGAATGTCAATCCACATGTTAATATTTCAGATAATAGAGTTGAATGCCAACAACTTCAACTATCTTTTTGAGTCTATGTCCATCTCTCACTTTTTATTTGCTCCTTGATAATTTTTGTTGTTTAGGTTTGATGTAGTTGTGCAGATGGTTTCAGTCAGTAGTATACTTGACAATTATGCTGTATTTTCTGTTCATTCATGAAGTGTGAGTCCCTTCTGAATTGAGTGAGGTTTTTGTGTTATATTAGCTGGATTATCACTAGGCTACTATCGCAGGAGGAGCACACGTTCGACTTCCTAGCGTCTTAGTGTTACACCTACAGCTGATACATTCCTTGATGCTTGTAATGTCGGAACACTTTGCACACCAAGTCCTTTTCTAGATCTTTTATTATCCTAGTAGTGGTAAGGGCTGTAATATGCCTGTATCCCTCTTACCTGCCTAACTGTAGTTTGACCTGGATACCATATTCATTTTCTGAGCTACAACTAAATGGCTGATGCTTGTGAGTAATTTTATTTTGATGTCACAGAAAAAACCAGATTGATTGTATTCATCTCATACATTTTGCCAGATTAAAAGTCTAGGAGCAAAGGCTGGAGTTGTTTTGAACCCTGGGACCCCACTCAGTGCGATAGAATATGTACTTGAATGTAAGAATTCTTCTCTCTACATTACTGATGGTATCTCGGGATGTGCTTAATGTTTGGAAAATCAATTGATGGTACTAGATTAGTATTTAACACTAAAATGGTGACTCACGAAAGATTGGTGTTGGAAGAAGCACAAAACCTAATCAGAATATGTATGTGATTCTGTAGATCGGGCTAGTCACTCGTACTATTTAGCTACTCATCATGGTTTTCTTTTATCAGCATAGGTATAAGTATAGCTAGCGTTCTAGTTAAGATGAAACTTGTACTGCTTCTGGTGGGAATTTGTGACAATTTTCACTACATGATCATCTCGACTTACTTGACTATCCACATGtactcacatggtgttccttggatAAGATTAATTAACGGGATTCAAAGTGAAAGTTCCAAGGCTTTCTTAGTGTAACATAGACTCTGCACCTTTTTTACTTATTTCCATGTAACGGTATTCTGCCTTGGATAAGACTAATTGCAGTAAAACTTAGTTACGTTTCTAACTGTGTCTTACGCTCGACAAGTAAACATGTCTGTAGTTTATAACTAGACTGAACAAGACATATATCATCTTTCATGATTATCTTGAGCATTCACCATGTACTGACAGCTGACAAGCTATTGCATTTGTTTGCCTGTGCAGCTGTTGATCTGGTATTGATTATGTCAGTCAACCCTGGGTTTGGTGGGCAAAGCTTCATTGAGAGCCAAGTAAAGAAAATTGCTGATTTGAGAAAATTATGTGAAGAGAAGGTATATATCCCTTATGTTTTGTAGGTATTCTTACGCCCCGATGTTTGAAATGCTCAAATTCAATTTCCTAATGTTGTAGGGAGTGAACCCCTGGATTGAGGTTGATGGTGGAGTCAGCCCCAAAAATGCCTACAAGGTGACCTAGTTTTTTCCTCTGTTGTTATCTCACCACTAGTTCTTGTTCTGATTTTCCTATGATACCAATTTCCTTGTGCTCTCTCCTATGTGGACAAGCCTGTGTCACAGTCCTATATTAACAATTTTATTCAGCCAGGTGCTGATTTCATTTCCCCTTCACTCTACTAAATGATAGGTCATTGAAGCTGGCGCGAA is drawn from Triticum dicoccoides isolate Atlit2015 ecotype Zavitan chromosome 4A, WEW_v2.0, whole genome shotgun sequence and contains these coding sequences:
- the LOC119284619 gene encoding ribulose-phosphate 3-epimerase, chloroplastic, which codes for MASPSSSLCSSLGYPRAASLGARRRAGFSSSRKLFQVKASRVDSFSKSDIIVSPSILSANFAKLGEQVKAVEVAGCDWIHVDVMDGRFVPNITIGPLIVDALRPVTDLPLDVHLMIVEPEQRIPDFIKAGADIVSVHCEQTATIHLHRTVDQIKSLGAKAGVVLNPGTPLSAIEYVLESVDLVLIMSVNPGFGGQSFIESQVKKIADLRKLCEEKGVNPWIEVDGGVSPKNAYKVIEAGANALVAGSAVFGAKDYAEAIKGIKTSKRPVAVAA